The Apium graveolens cultivar Ventura chromosome 6, ASM990537v1, whole genome shotgun sequence genome contains a region encoding:
- the LOC141665489 gene encoding uncharacterized protein LOC141665489, with protein sequence MTDGNSDGTGSSVQISPEMLILGEMKNMFKSLMEVRTTADTLEINGERVENMEKEGENKRRCTYKAFKDADPPIFKGELDPHVANIWIKEMEKVIEISECSEEQKNEMEMKFLGLKQEGMSVSEYLLRFLELSMFAPHQVDTEARKCQRFQEGMKPKIREKVSLLELEQFDKLVGKARIAERDYEARTQFFNNKK encoded by the exons ATGactgatggaaattctgatgggACTGGATCCAGTGTACAAATTAGCCCTGAGATGTTGATTTTGGGAGAAATGAAGAATATGTTTAAGAGCCTAATGGAGGTGCGAACAACTGCGGATACTCTCGAAATAAATGGGGAACGTGTTGAAAATATGGAAAAAGAAGGCGAGAATAAGCGAAGGTGTACATACAAGGCTTTTAAGGATGCAGATCCCCCAATTTTTAAAGGAGAATTGGATCCACATGTTGCGAATATATGGattaaagaaatggagaaagtgATAGAGATATCAGAATGTTCAGAGGAGCAAAAG AATGAGATGGAGATGAAGTTTCTAGGACTAAAGCAAGAAGGAATGTCCGTGTCGGAGTATCTCTTAAGATTCTTGGAACTTTCCATGTTTGCTCCTCATCAGGTTGATACTGAAGCCAGAAAATGTCAGAGATTTCAAGAAGGGATGAAACCCAAAATTAGAGAGAAGGTGTCCTTGTTGGAGTTGGAACAATTTGATAAGTTGGTTGGGAAGGCGAGGATTGCAGAAAGGGACTATGAAGCTCGCACTCAATTCTTTAACAATAAGAAATGA